One window of the Candidatus Jettenia sp. genome contains the following:
- a CDS encoding rubrerythrin family protein, which translates to MSTIDNLKNAFAGESQANRKYLAFAKKADAEGFKQVAKLFRAAAEAETVHAHNHLRVLGGIRSTKENIQEAIGGETHEFTTMYPQMIEEAKKEGNKQALQSFEFANKVEKIHADLYQKALNNLGKNEAVDYYVCQVCGDTVEKDAPDKCRICGAPKDKFTKIS; encoded by the coding sequence ATGTCAACAATAGATAATTTAAAAAATGCTTTTGCAGGTGAATCACAGGCCAACAGGAAATACTTAGCTTTTGCAAAAAAAGCGGATGCAGAGGGTTTCAAACAAGTAGCAAAGCTCTTTCGTGCAGCAGCTGAGGCTGAAACAGTACACGCCCATAATCATCTGCGAGTGCTTGGGGGTATCCGCAGCACAAAGGAAAATATCCAGGAGGCAATTGGAGGAGAAACGCATGAGTTTACAACTATGTATCCCCAGATGATTGAAGAGGCAAAAAAAGAAGGAAATAAACAAGCCTTACAGAGTTTTGAATTTGCCAACAAGGTAGAAAAAATCCATGCAGATCTTTATCAAAAAGCCTTAAATAATTTGGGCAAGAATGAGGCCGTAGATTACTATGTCTGTCAGGTCTGTGGCGACACGGTTGAAAAGGATGCACCGGATAAATGCCGTATCTGTGGAGCACCTAAGGATAAATTTACAAAAATCAGTTAA
- a CDS encoding CBS domain-containing protein — protein sequence MRVKDIMDASPNLIRTSDTFECLIRMLNEVKYRVIFVVDKEDRLAGIITEADIIKVLIPKYITFDEFLISAMDESYLEKKCIENRNLTITEIMTKTVLSVHEDDTVTKAAALMVVNKIHNLPVVRDSKVVGIVHLINLIRHIMNILAKGSV from the coding sequence ATGAGAGTAAAAGATATTATGGATGCATCTCCAAATCTTATTCGGACCTCAGATACCTTTGAGTGTCTTATCAGGATGCTGAATGAGGTCAAATATCGTGTTATCTTTGTAGTTGATAAGGAAGATAGACTCGCAGGGATCATAACAGAAGCAGACATTATAAAAGTACTTATTCCCAAGTATATAACTTTTGATGAATTTCTTATCTCTGCGATGGATGAGAGTTATCTTGAAAAAAAATGTATAGAAAACAGAAATTTAACTATTACAGAAATAATGACAAAAACAGTTTTATCGGTGCATGAAGATGATACCGTAACTAAAGCTGCCGCCCTCATGGTTGTTAATAAGATCCATAACCTCCCTGTAGTAAGAGATAGTAAAGTTGTTGGAATCGTGCATCTTATAAATTTGATAAGGCATATTATGAATATCCTTGCAAAAGGGTCAGTATAG
- a CDS encoding DedA family protein, producing the protein MEWLEYLIHFVLHLDKHLYELVTTYGIWVHVLLFLIVFAETGFVATPFLPGDSLLFAAGAIAATGALHVYALIAILAVAAILGDTVNYWIGYYIGPKIFRKQKSLFFNPEYLERTYRFFEKHGGKTIVIARFIPIIRTFAPFIAGIGRMPYLRFALYNILGAVFWVPMFIYAGYFLGNIHFIKQHFSLMIIALIIVSLIPAVLEYLRRRQAKKEEIAKN; encoded by the coding sequence ATGGAGTGGTTAGAATATCTCATACATTTCGTTTTACATTTAGATAAGCACTTATATGAATTAGTTACTACGTACGGCATCTGGGTGCATGTACTCTTGTTTTTGATTGTATTTGCAGAAACTGGGTTTGTTGCTACACCCTTTTTACCCGGAGATTCTCTCTTATTTGCTGCTGGTGCAATAGCCGCTACAGGGGCTTTGCATGTATATGCGCTTATTGCGATTTTGGCTGTTGCAGCGATCCTTGGCGATACGGTAAACTACTGGATTGGTTACTATATCGGCCCTAAAATATTTAGAAAACAGAAATCTTTGTTTTTTAACCCTGAATATCTTGAGCGAACCTACCGATTCTTTGAAAAGCATGGCGGTAAAACGATTGTTATTGCTCGATTTATACCTATTATTCGTACCTTCGCACCCTTCATTGCAGGTATTGGGCGTATGCCATATCTCCGTTTTGCCCTCTACAACATCCTGGGGGCTGTTTTTTGGGTGCCTATGTTTATTTATGCAGGTTATTTTCTTGGTAATATACATTTTATTAAACAACATTTCAGTCTTATGATTATTGCACTTATCATTGTTTCACTGATACCTGCGGTTCTTGAATATCTTAGACGTCGTCAGGCAAAGAAGGAAGAAATAGCAAAGAATTAA
- a CDS encoding ArsB/NhaD family transporter yields the protein MFFWIATGIFAVSYGLIISEKLDKTKVALVGAGLMMALRIITQREAFYEEKYAIDYNVVFLLISMMIIVNILSKTGVFQFLAIKSAKLAKGRPLWILILFTSITALFSTFLNNLTTVLILVPVSLFIADELKLDPFPFLLSEIMASSLGGTATLIGGPPNILIASKIQLTFMDFIYNLTPAILFVFFFFLLTLKLLFGKRFQVKEETRQKILAINEYKMIKDHGLLIKSLCILGLVIPGFIFHDKLHLEPATIAILGAAFLLIISREKSHNILRELEWSTLLYFIGLFIVVGGVIKVGLISKLSEGMVSFIKPDAESMFPIAMVILWFSALSSTIVENTILIASIIPLVTDMAHSIVPKGLDFTSVVQHPTLMPIWWSLALGTCLGGNATPIGASANIVTLSLAERAGYPISFKRYLIYAIPLTIEMIVLSNVYIWLRYYIIKL from the coding sequence ATGTTTTTTTGGATTGCTACCGGTATTTTTGCTGTATCTTACGGATTAATTATTTCTGAAAAGCTCGATAAAACAAAGGTTGCATTAGTTGGCGCTGGCCTGATGATGGCGCTCAGAATAATTACACAACGTGAGGCCTTCTATGAAGAAAAATACGCTATTGATTATAACGTTGTATTTCTCCTTATCAGCATGATGATTATTGTTAATATCCTGAGTAAAACAGGTGTATTTCAATTTCTGGCAATAAAATCTGCAAAACTTGCCAAAGGAAGGCCTTTATGGATCCTTATCCTTTTCACCAGTATTACGGCGCTTTTTTCTACTTTTCTTAATAATCTAACCACTGTTCTGATTCTTGTCCCCGTCTCCTTATTTATTGCAGATGAGCTGAAGTTGGATCCTTTCCCGTTTCTCTTATCAGAAATTATGGCCTCTAGCCTCGGTGGTACAGCCACACTTATTGGTGGCCCACCCAATATTCTGATAGCCAGCAAAATACAATTAACCTTTATGGACTTTATCTATAATTTAACACCCGCAATTCTCTTTGTGTTTTTCTTCTTTTTGCTGACCTTAAAACTCCTCTTTGGCAAGAGGTTTCAGGTCAAAGAAGAGACAAGACAAAAGATACTGGCCATAAATGAATATAAGATGATTAAAGATCATGGCTTGTTAATAAAGTCTCTCTGTATATTAGGGTTAGTCATTCCAGGGTTTATTTTTCATGATAAACTTCATCTTGAACCTGCAACCATTGCTATTTTAGGAGCCGCCTTTTTGCTTATTATATCAAGGGAAAAATCACATAATATCTTAAGAGAATTAGAATGGTCAACCCTTTTATACTTTATCGGTCTTTTTATTGTTGTGGGTGGTGTTATTAAAGTTGGACTGATTTCTAAGCTTTCAGAAGGTATGGTCTCATTCATAAAACCAGATGCAGAAAGCATGTTTCCCATTGCAATGGTAATCTTATGGTTTTCCGCTCTTTCCTCAACCATTGTTGAAAATACCATTTTAATCGCCAGCATAATTCCCCTTGTTACTGATATGGCACATTCAATAGTGCCGAAAGGGTTAGATTTTACATCCGTCGTCCAACATCCAACACTGATGCCCATATGGTGGTCTTTAGCGCTTGGAACTTGCCTTGGAGGGAATGCAACGCCTATCGGCGCTTCTGCGAATATTGTTACCCTAAGTCTTGCAGAAAGGGCAGGCTATCCTATATCATTCAAAAGATACCTTATCTATGCAATACCCCTGACGATTGAAATGATTGTTTTGTCAAATGTTTATATTTGGTTACGATATTATATCATAAAACTTTAA